The following coding sequences lie in one Silene latifolia isolate original U9 population chromosome 5, ASM4854445v1, whole genome shotgun sequence genomic window:
- the LOC141657607 gene encoding uncharacterized protein LOC141657607 isoform X3, producing the protein MASFASLKSQVFDREDRKQHYQAHIRGLNAFDRHHKFLNDYGALKQLDDEQSSPTRRMRARVVHTIPKLLRVLFIIGLGSLSR; encoded by the exons ATGGCTTCCTTCGCGTCTCTAAAATCCCAGGTTTTCGACAGAGAAGATCGTAAACA GCATTATCAAGCTCATATCAGAGGCCTCAATGCCTTCGATCGCCACCATAAGTTTTTGAACGATTATG GTGCCCTTAAACAACTGGATGATGAACAGTCCTCTCCAACAAGGAGGATGAGGGCTAGAGTTGTCCATACAATTCCTAAGTTGCTTCGGGTTTTATTTATTATTGGCCTTGGCTCTTTGTCAAGGTAG